One genomic region from Pantanalinema sp. encodes:
- a CDS encoding DUF4332 domain-containing protein codes for MQVQRSIALMPTRVAGPVKAGGGETAQAQAPAQQMAAQGSDTLNQMNQLLGNEQDLARLNRVFLASPGMLRFATGGGIRRAITSFLTGIPKDQLIQYGQMADMMRVQGMQPQWAHLFVKAGIKNPGELSKYAGDDWSAQIQRGIIWGAMAAKAIESAGNGRNYSPPSYDQIKTLAGNSVGLGSVINLGVPQTQG; via the coding sequence ATGCAAGTTCAACGTTCAATCGCGCTGATGCCGACCCGCGTGGCGGGGCCCGTCAAGGCAGGTGGCGGCGAGACCGCCCAGGCCCAGGCGCCCGCCCAGCAGATGGCCGCCCAGGGCAGCGACACCCTCAACCAGATGAACCAGCTCCTCGGCAACGAGCAGGACCTGGCCAGGCTGAACCGCGTCTTCCTCGCGAGCCCCGGCATGCTGCGCTTCGCCACCGGCGGCGGCATCCGCCGCGCCATCACCTCGTTCCTCACGGGCATCCCGAAGGATCAGCTCATCCAGTACGGCCAGATGGCCGACATGATGCGCGTCCAGGGCATGCAGCCTCAGTGGGCCCACCTCTTCGTCAAGGCCGGCATCAAGAACCCCGGCGAGCTCTCCAAGTACGCCGGCGACGACTGGTCCGCCCAGATCCAGCGCGGCATCATCTGGGGCGCCATGGCCGCCAAGGCCATCGAGTCGGCGGGCAACGGCCGCAACTACTCGCCCCCCTCCTACGACCAGATCAAGACCCTCGCCGGCAATTCCGTCGGCCTCGGCTCGGTCATCAACCTCGGAGTTCCCCAGACCCAGGGCTAG
- the uppP gene encoding undecaprenyl-diphosphatase UppP: MDLLQSVVLGVVQGITEFLPVSSTAHLILVPWFMNWRDPGLTYDVVLQGGTFLAVIWYFWTDIRNMLWAWIRSLSKPDLANDPDQRLAWLVILGSVPAGVAGVLLEKHIETTFRSPYVIAATLIGVGLLLALAEVVARHQRELKGLRWLDALVIGIGQACALIPGTSRSGATMTAAMFMGFSRTAAARFSFLLGIPIIFASTLFKVKHYVDDFGLNHPGRSLADHLLQSPNTVPFVVGTVVSTVVGYLSIRFLLAYLQRGTMWLFIGYRLVLGALILVMLLTNRLPATMHVG, translated from the coding sequence TTGGATCTGCTTCAGTCCGTCGTGCTGGGCGTGGTGCAGGGCATCACCGAGTTCCTGCCCGTCAGCAGCACCGCCCACCTCATCCTCGTCCCCTGGTTCATGAACTGGCGCGATCCGGGCCTGACCTATGACGTGGTGCTCCAGGGCGGGACCTTCCTGGCGGTCATCTGGTACTTCTGGACGGATATCCGCAACATGCTCTGGGCCTGGATCCGCAGCCTGAGCAAGCCGGACCTCGCCAACGATCCCGACCAGCGTCTCGCATGGCTCGTGATCCTGGGCTCGGTCCCGGCAGGCGTCGCGGGCGTGCTGCTCGAGAAGCACATCGAGACGACCTTCCGCTCGCCCTACGTCATTGCGGCGACCCTCATCGGGGTGGGCCTCTTGCTGGCGCTCGCCGAGGTGGTCGCCCGGCACCAGAGAGAGCTGAAGGGCTTGCGCTGGCTGGATGCGCTCGTGATCGGCATCGGCCAGGCCTGCGCCTTGATCCCCGGCACCTCGCGCTCGGGCGCGACCATGACCGCGGCCATGTTCATGGGCTTCAGCCGGACGGCGGCGGCGCGCTTCTCCTTCCTGCTCGGTATTCCCATCATCTTCGCGAGCACCCTCTTCAAGGTGAAGCACTACGTGGACGACTTCGGCCTGAATCATCCCGGCCGATCGCTCGCCGACCACCTCCTGCAAAGCCCGAACACCGTGCCCTTCGTCGTGGGGACGGTGGTCTCGACCGTGGTGGGCTACCTGAGCATCCGCTTCTTGCTGGCGTACCTCCAGCGCGGGACCATGTGGCTGTTCATCGGGTATCGCCTGGTACTGGGGGCCTTGATCCTGGTCATGCTGCTGACCAACCGCCTGCCTGCCACCATGCACGTCGGCTAG
- the ettA gene encoding energy-dependent translational throttle protein EttA — MDVFAGEPLLSLRGVTHRFQGRAILDDVSLTVHQGNRLGLLGVNGAGKSTLMRILSGQEPPDEGEVVRARGLRIGYLQQEFTLSPDATVRESVEAGLGEARALLARYHALSHELADDPAAAAEHGRLQAEIERLDAWNLDVEVSRVMQHLRVPDPDRPIRGLSGGELRRVSLASTLVARPDLLVLDEPTNHLDAETIAWLEGYLASYSGTVVLVTHDRYFLDNVADRMIELDFGKLAEYVGNYSDYLLLKAEREEAQAKSEHVRQMTIRRELQWVRKQPKARSTKQQARVDRFQDLVDQGPPDAHGEFDLVIPMTQRLGNKVVHLKGVTKRFGDRTLVSDLDLELAAGMRLGVIGPNGMGKTTLMRMILGQDQPDSGTIEVGVNTRFVYADQGRHLLDPEKTVVEEVAGESQWVSIEDRQITVRSYLKRFLFTDEQANTPVKRMSGGEQNRVQLAKLLRTGGNVLILDEPTNDLDLMTLRALEDALVAFKGCALVVSHDRYFLNRVATGILAFEGDGKIVYSEGSYDRYLERRAVPAAPKPGPAAPSASTRPERQAQRKMSYKETKELETIEARIEEAESRVAELEGMLQDPGLYAERGHEVQALLDQADAAKREVETLYLRWQELEAIRDGLAPVEA, encoded by the coding sequence ATGGATGTTTTCGCCGGAGAGCCCCTCCTCTCGCTGAGGGGCGTGACCCATCGTTTCCAAGGCCGCGCGATCCTCGACGACGTCAGCCTGACCGTTCACCAGGGCAACCGCCTCGGGCTCCTGGGCGTCAACGGCGCCGGGAAGTCGACCCTGATGCGGATCCTCTCGGGGCAGGAGCCCCCGGACGAGGGCGAGGTCGTGCGCGCGCGCGGCCTGCGCATCGGCTACCTGCAGCAGGAGTTCACCCTCTCCCCCGACGCGACCGTGCGCGAGAGCGTCGAGGCGGGGCTCGGCGAGGCCCGCGCCCTGCTCGCGCGCTATCATGCCCTCTCCCATGAGCTGGCCGACGACCCGGCGGCGGCCGCCGAGCACGGGCGCCTCCAGGCCGAGATCGAGCGGCTCGACGCGTGGAACCTCGACGTGGAGGTCTCGCGCGTCATGCAGCACCTGCGGGTGCCCGACCCCGACCGGCCCATCCGCGGCCTCTCGGGCGGCGAGCTGCGACGCGTCTCGCTGGCGAGCACCCTGGTGGCCCGGCCGGACCTGCTGGTGCTGGACGAGCCGACCAACCACCTCGACGCCGAGACCATCGCGTGGCTCGAGGGCTACCTGGCCAGCTACTCCGGCACCGTGGTGCTCGTCACCCACGACCGTTACTTCCTCGACAACGTCGCCGACCGCATGATCGAGCTGGACTTCGGGAAGCTCGCCGAGTACGTGGGCAACTACTCCGACTACCTCCTGCTCAAGGCCGAGCGCGAGGAGGCCCAGGCCAAGTCCGAGCACGTCCGCCAGATGACGATCCGTCGCGAGCTGCAGTGGGTGCGCAAGCAACCCAAGGCCCGAAGCACCAAGCAGCAGGCCCGCGTCGATCGCTTCCAGGATCTCGTCGATCAGGGGCCGCCCGACGCCCATGGGGAGTTCGACCTGGTCATCCCCATGACCCAGCGCCTGGGCAACAAGGTCGTCCACCTCAAGGGGGTCACCAAGCGCTTCGGCGATCGCACCCTCGTCTCGGACCTGGACCTGGAGCTTGCCGCCGGCATGCGCCTCGGGGTCATCGGTCCGAACGGGATGGGCAAGACCACCCTCATGCGCATGATCCTGGGCCAGGACCAGCCCGACAGCGGCACCATCGAGGTGGGGGTCAACACCCGCTTCGTCTACGCCGACCAGGGGCGCCACCTGCTCGATCCCGAGAAGACCGTGGTCGAGGAGGTGGCGGGCGAATCCCAGTGGGTCTCGATCGAGGATCGCCAGATCACGGTGCGCAGCTACCTCAAGCGCTTCCTCTTCACCGACGAGCAGGCCAACACGCCCGTCAAGCGCATGTCGGGCGGCGAGCAGAACCGGGTGCAGCTGGCCAAGCTGCTGAGGACCGGCGGCAACGTCCTGATCCTGGACGAGCCGACCAACGACCTGGACCTGATGACCCTGCGCGCCCTCGAGGACGCCCTGGTGGCCTTCAAGGGCTGCGCGCTGGTCGTCAGCCACGATCGCTACTTCCTCAACCGGGTGGCGACGGGGATCCTCGCCTTCGAGGGCGATGGCAAGATCGTCTACTCGGAAGGCTCCTACGATCGCTACCTGGAGCGGCGCGCCGTCCCCGCGGCCCCCAAGCCCGGTCCCGCCGCGCCGAGCGCCTCCACGAGGCCCGAGCGACAGGCCCAGCGCAAGATGAGCTACAAGGAGACCAAGGAGCTCGAGACCATCGAGGCCCGCATCGAGGAGGCCGAATCGAGGGTCGCCGAGCTCGAAGGCATGCTCCAGGACCCGGGCCTCTACGCGGAGCGCGGCCACGAGGTCCAGGCCCTGCTCGACCAGGCCGACGCGGCCAAGCGCGAGGTGGAGACCCTCTACCTGCGCTGGCAGGAGCTCGAGGCCATCCGGGACGGCCTCGCCCCGGTAGAGGCATAA
- a CDS encoding response regulator: MSLRVLIVDDALFMRRCIAKLIEEKGWKVAGEACSGREAIALYPTLKPDVVTMDITMPDGDGLAAARAIIADDPGARIVMCSAVGQQDMLVAAVKAGAKEFIVKPFRKERVIAAIEAVLTK, from the coding sequence ATGAGCCTACGGGTCCTGATCGTCGACGACGCCCTCTTCATGCGACGCTGCATCGCCAAGCTCATCGAGGAGAAGGGGTGGAAAGTGGCCGGTGAGGCCTGCAGCGGCCGCGAGGCGATCGCGCTCTACCCGACCCTCAAGCCGGACGTGGTCACCATGGACATCACCATGCCCGACGGGGACGGCCTGGCCGCCGCGCGGGCGATCATCGCCGACGACCCCGGCGCGCGCATCGTCATGTGCTCGGCCGTCGGCCAGCAGGACATGCTGGTCGCCGCAGTGAAGGCGGGCGCCAAGGAGTTCATCGTCAAGCCCTTCCGCAAGGAGCGCGTGATCGCCGCCATCGAGGCGGTCCTGACCAAGTAG
- a CDS encoding prohibitin family protein translates to MKELLSSKPSLTKPVLAGAGLLLFTALLASFGLGACTTIEPGAVGVKTNVYTGGIASKPLSAGIHFVGFGSAVYEFPTVVDNINLDNLSVNTKEGQSISIDLRVQYKPNFSIDNDNVVRLYQRYKKPFNGANGLVNTRWEPVIQQAAGYAFSQYGIIEVYQSRGARVASLMKQVLQNGLKNDVIDIDGIGDDFVSIETVAVSDIGLPEAIKRSVEMKAQIEQETLAAKQNLEKSRMEAERQRIEAQGKADASLIEAQGRAKARAALGISPEQYTKIEITKLQTEAIQKAPNLVIVPDKALLNLGDLVQQHKAAN, encoded by the coding sequence TTGAAGGAACTCCTGTCATCCAAGCCGTCCCTCACCAAGCCCGTGCTCGCAGGCGCCGGCCTGCTGCTCTTCACTGCCCTCTTGGCCTCGTTCGGGCTCGGGGCCTGCACGACCATCGAGCCTGGTGCCGTCGGGGTCAAGACGAATGTCTACACGGGCGGCATCGCCTCGAAGCCCCTCTCGGCGGGCATCCACTTCGTGGGCTTCGGCTCGGCGGTCTACGAGTTCCCCACCGTGGTCGACAACATCAACCTGGACAACCTCTCGGTCAACACCAAGGAGGGCCAGAGCATCTCGATCGACCTGAGAGTCCAGTACAAGCCCAACTTCTCGATCGACAACGACAACGTCGTGCGCCTCTACCAGCGCTACAAGAAGCCCTTCAACGGGGCGAACGGGCTCGTCAACACGCGCTGGGAGCCGGTCATTCAGCAAGCGGCGGGCTACGCCTTCAGCCAGTACGGCATCATCGAGGTCTACCAGTCGCGCGGCGCGCGCGTCGCTTCGTTGATGAAGCAGGTGCTTCAGAACGGCCTCAAGAATGACGTCATCGATATCGACGGGATCGGGGACGACTTCGTCTCCATCGAGACCGTGGCCGTCTCGGACATCGGCCTGCCCGAGGCCATCAAGCGCTCCGTCGAGATGAAGGCCCAGATCGAGCAGGAGACGCTCGCGGCCAAGCAGAACCTCGAGAAGTCCCGCATGGAGGCCGAGCGCCAGCGCATCGAGGCCCAGGGCAAGGCGGACGCCTCTTTGATCGAGGCGCAGGGGCGCGCCAAGGCCCGCGCCGCTCTCGGGATCAGCCCCGAGCAGTACACCAAGATCGAGATCACCAAGCTGCAGACCGAGGCGATCCAGAAGGCCCCGAACCTCGTGATCGTCCCGGACAAGGCGCTGCTCAACCTGGGGGACCTGGTCCAGCAGCACAAGGCGGCGAACTGA
- a CDS encoding DNA adenine methylase, translating to MSRISRAVVPAKAGPFLKWAGGKGRLLAQYESLFPKRFSRYFEPFVGAGAVFFHLAPKKALLSDTNPDLVACYQVIRDELPALIELLRMYRHDRDFYYHVRELDSSDLSAVQRAARMIFLNKTCFNGLWRVNRRGQFNVPFGDYKNPKILDEDNLHAVSAALQNVAIQLRPFDGVVAEARRGDFIYMDPPYHPVSATSSFTSYGADDFKPDDQRRLADAFRALDAKGAKVMLSNSDTPFIRELYEGYRIEQVWCRRAINRDAAKRGAISEVVVLNY from the coding sequence ATGTCGAGAATCAGCCGCGCCGTCGTCCCCGCCAAGGCGGGCCCCTTCCTGAAGTGGGCCGGCGGGAAGGGGCGTCTGCTCGCTCAGTACGAGTCGCTCTTCCCCAAGCGCTTCAGCCGCTACTTCGAGCCGTTCGTGGGGGCGGGTGCGGTCTTCTTCCACCTGGCCCCCAAGAAGGCCCTCCTCTCGGACACCAACCCCGATCTGGTCGCGTGCTACCAGGTGATCCGCGACGAGCTCCCCGCGCTGATCGAGCTCTTGAGGATGTACCGCCACGACCGCGACTTCTACTACCACGTCCGCGAGCTGGATTCCTCCGACCTCTCGGCGGTGCAGCGGGCCGCGCGCATGATCTTCCTCAACAAGACCTGCTTCAACGGTCTCTGGCGGGTCAACCGCCGCGGCCAGTTCAACGTCCCCTTCGGCGACTACAAGAACCCCAAGATCCTCGACGAGGACAACCTGCACGCCGTCAGCGCCGCGCTCCAGAACGTCGCGATCCAGCTGCGCCCCTTCGACGGCGTGGTCGCCGAGGCCCGGCGCGGGGACTTCATCTACATGGATCCCCCCTACCACCCGGTCAGCGCCACCTCGAGCTTCACGAGCTACGGCGCCGACGACTTCAAGCCGGATGATCAGCGCCGCCTGGCAGATGCTTTCCGCGCCCTCGACGCCAAGGGGGCCAAGGTCATGCTCTCCAACTCGGACACCCCCTTCATCCGCGAGCTGTACGAGGGCTACCGCATCGAGCAGGTGTGGTGCCGCCGGGCCATCAACCGGGATGCGGCCAAGCGAGGCGCCATCAGCGAAGTGGTCGTCCTGAACTACTAG
- a CDS encoding vitamin B12-dependent ribonucleotide reductase — protein sequence MLSKNAVTVLEKRYLRKDESGSVCETPEDLFRRVASTLAAIDADYGATPTEVKETEARFYRLMYELDFLPNSPTLANAGTRTGQLSACFVLPVPDDLGGIFETIKHAALIHQTGGGTGFAFSRLRPKNDLVNSTKGVSSGPVSFMDVFNAATESIKQGGMRRGANMGILRVDHPDILDFVRHKEDLSKLTNFNISVAVTDAFMEALEAGSHYHLHNPRSGEIAGTLEARMVWREIIQRAWNTGEPGVVFIDRMNRYCPVPWMGGYESTNPCGEQPLIPYESCNLGSINLENFVRMDAGGKTFLDYDALREAIHVSTHLLDNVIDANHYPIPEIREVTLATRKIGLGVMGFARMLFRLGVGYGSEASLSIAEELFSFIDFESKFASIKLAQTRGAFSGRDGHEGESNAFFERLFVERDRNPGRHPSANYLDLVALVKEYGIRNSTTTTIAPTGTISIIADTSGGCEPVFALAFKRWQADTHMVDVDKVFLDHAKLHGYYSDELMAAVEANHGSLMDLHGFDLPAKAAEVFVSAHDISPREHVLIQSAFQKYNDSATSKTINFAEDATIEDVEAAYTIAWQTGCKGITIYRNNSRQFQPLSVPKAEPKKAEQPSKAIAPALEPQAPIYALSPRPRTRSEDLYGFTRVTMTGDGKLYTTVNYDEQGIREVVTNVGRSGGTLNSLSEGIGRLISLALQYNVPVDELAAQLIGIRGANPSGFGPKQTLSIPDAIGKVLKDSPRQLGAILSAQPVVQPSPEPQAVEAYTYAGEATVSGRYGVHAVEVYGESPECPECGHSLAFGEGCAVCHGCGYSRCS from the coding sequence ATGCTGAGCAAAAATGCGGTCACGGTCCTCGAGAAGCGCTACCTGCGCAAGGACGAGAGCGGTTCGGTCTGCGAGACGCCCGAGGATCTCTTCCGCCGGGTGGCCTCGACGCTGGCCGCCATCGACGCCGACTACGGCGCCACCCCCACCGAGGTGAAGGAGACCGAGGCCAGGTTCTACCGCCTCATGTACGAGCTGGACTTCCTGCCCAACTCGCCCACCCTCGCCAACGCGGGCACCCGCACCGGCCAGCTCAGCGCCTGCTTCGTCCTGCCCGTGCCCGACGACCTGGGCGGCATCTTCGAGACCATCAAGCATGCCGCCTTGATCCACCAGACCGGCGGCGGCACCGGCTTCGCCTTCAGCCGCCTGCGCCCCAAGAACGACCTGGTCAACTCGACCAAGGGCGTCAGCTCGGGCCCGGTCAGCTTCATGGACGTCTTCAACGCCGCGACCGAGAGCATCAAGCAGGGCGGCATGCGCCGCGGCGCCAACATGGGCATCCTGCGCGTCGACCATCCGGACATCCTCGACTTCGTCCGCCACAAGGAAGACCTCTCCAAGCTCACCAACTTCAACATCTCCGTGGCGGTCACCGATGCCTTCATGGAGGCCCTCGAGGCGGGCAGCCACTACCACCTGCATAACCCCCGCTCGGGAGAGATCGCGGGCACCCTCGAGGCCCGCATGGTCTGGCGCGAGATCATCCAGCGCGCCTGGAACACCGGCGAGCCGGGCGTGGTCTTCATCGATCGCATGAACCGCTACTGCCCCGTGCCCTGGATGGGCGGCTACGAGTCGACCAACCCGTGCGGCGAGCAGCCCCTCATCCCCTACGAGAGCTGCAACCTGGGCTCGATCAACCTCGAGAACTTCGTGCGCATGGACGCCGGCGGCAAGACCTTCCTCGACTACGACGCCCTGCGCGAGGCGATCCACGTCTCGACCCACCTGCTGGACAACGTCATCGACGCCAACCACTACCCGATCCCCGAGATCCGCGAGGTCACCCTCGCGACCCGCAAGATCGGCCTGGGCGTGATGGGCTTCGCCCGCATGCTGTTCCGCCTGGGCGTCGGCTACGGCAGCGAGGCCTCCCTCTCGATCGCCGAGGAGCTGTTCAGCTTCATCGACTTCGAGTCCAAGTTCGCCTCGATCAAGCTGGCGCAGACCCGCGGCGCGTTCTCCGGCCGCGACGGCCACGAGGGCGAGTCCAACGCCTTCTTCGAGCGCCTCTTCGTCGAGCGCGATCGCAACCCCGGCCGCCACCCCTCGGCCAACTACCTGGACCTGGTCGCCCTGGTCAAGGAGTACGGCATCCGCAACTCGACCACCACGACCATCGCGCCCACCGGCACCATCTCGATCATCGCCGACACCTCGGGAGGCTGCGAGCCGGTCTTCGCCCTGGCCTTCAAGCGCTGGCAGGCCGATACCCACATGGTCGACGTGGACAAGGTCTTCCTCGATCACGCCAAGCTGCACGGCTACTACAGCGACGAGCTGATGGCCGCCGTCGAGGCCAATCACGGCAGCCTCATGGACCTGCACGGCTTCGACCTGCCGGCCAAGGCCGCCGAGGTCTTCGTCTCGGCCCACGACATCAGCCCCCGCGAGCACGTGCTGATCCAGTCGGCCTTCCAGAAGTACAACGACTCGGCCACCTCCAAGACCATCAACTTCGCCGAGGACGCGACCATCGAGGACGTGGAGGCCGCCTACACCATCGCCTGGCAGACCGGCTGCAAGGGCATCACCATCTACCGCAACAACAGCCGCCAGTTCCAGCCGCTGAGCGTCCCCAAGGCCGAGCCCAAGAAGGCTGAGCAGCCCTCCAAGGCCATCGCCCCGGCGCTCGAGCCCCAGGCCCCCATCTACGCGCTCTCGCCTCGCCCCCGCACCCGATCCGAGGACCTGTACGGCTTCACCCGCGTCACCATGACCGGCGACGGCAAGCTGTACACCACGGTCAACTACGACGAGCAGGGCATCCGCGAGGTGGTGACCAACGTGGGCCGCTCGGGCGGGACGCTCAACTCCCTGTCCGAGGGCATCGGCCGGCTGATCAGCCTGGCGCTCCAGTACAACGTGCCGGTGGACGAGCTGGCTGCCCAGCTGATCGGGATCCGCGGCGCGAACCCCTCGGGCTTCGGCCCCAAGCAGACCCTGAGCATCCCCGACGCCATCGGCAAGGTGCTCAAGGACAGCCCGCGCCAGCTCGGCGCGATCCTCTCGGCCCAGCCGGTGGTCCAGCCGAGCCCCGAGCCCCAGGCCGTCGAGGCCTACACCTACGCCGGCGAGGCGACGGTGAGCGGACGCTACGGCGTGCACGCGGTCGAGGTCTACGGCGAGTCGCCCGAGTGCCCCGAGTGCGGCCACTCGCTCGCCTTCGGCGAGGGTTGCGCGGTCTGCCACGGCTGCGGCTACTCGCGCTGCTCGTAG
- a CDS encoding helix-turn-helix domain-containing protein, which produces MVKWLASLFRAIRTLWQAGHAGKEAATWVPDSPSQLITAWHQARNSQSLGFILNQARISKGLSLLQLQTGTGINATYLVKLEHNLINQPSIFVLVQLAEALDLDLRQLILRLDPRAYSPEDLLALERRWRLCLLAQPGNRNGILMLEAISLIWAQIGTRTSGSR; this is translated from the coding sequence ATGGTGAAATGGTTAGCCTCTCTGTTTCGTGCCATCCGCACCCTTTGGCAAGCCGGCCATGCCGGCAAAGAGGCGGCGACCTGGGTTCCCGATTCGCCTTCCCAGCTCATCACCGCCTGGCACCAGGCCCGTAACTCCCAGTCCCTGGGCTTCATCCTCAATCAGGCCCGGATCTCGAAGGGGCTCAGCTTGCTGCAGCTCCAGACCGGCACCGGCATCAACGCCACCTACCTCGTCAAGCTCGAGCACAACCTCATCAACCAGCCCTCGATCTTCGTGCTGGTGCAGCTTGCCGAGGCGCTGGACCTGGACCTCAGGCAGCTCATCCTGCGCCTCGACCCCCGGGCGTACAGCCCGGAGGATCTCCTGGCCCTCGAGCGTCGCTGGCGGCTGTGCCTCCTGGCTCAGCCCGGCAATCGCAACGGCATCCTGATGCTCGAGGCCATCTCCTTGATCTGGGCGCAGATCGGCACGCGGACCTCGGGCTCGCGCTGA
- a CDS encoding MFS transporter, with product MEKRTILVLFATLFCVMTGFGIIIPALPYLTVDVFKLDSRAVGLLLASYSAMNVLCAPFWGRLSDRVGRKPVLLVGLAGLAVSFVIFGLAHETWVLFASRVVGGAFGAAALPTAMAYAGDVTTDESRAKALGMLGAGLGLGMVVGPALGGIAGGIGGHNPSLPFFVAAGLTVLTALFVALALPARQPSGAERLGLFEALRTTGLTLWPLYLLSFIQMLAFTNMEATFVLFAKDRFALTMTQVGLMFMAMGLVSAGFQGGGVGKLITRFGEATITRAGCAVLGVGFVLTPLAQTPSQLLGAFCFFGVGSALLRTSLSTGVSRGASAGQGTAMGIMQSSESLARVFGPALGGVLYFMAPGLPYQAGAAVMVVALALAFLTMKGRAHERTTT from the coding sequence ATGGAAAAACGCACCATCCTCGTCCTCTTCGCCACGCTCTTCTGCGTGATGACGGGCTTCGGGATCATCATCCCGGCCCTGCCCTACCTGACGGTCGACGTCTTCAAGCTCGACTCGCGGGCGGTGGGGCTTCTGCTGGCCTCCTACTCGGCCATGAACGTCCTGTGCGCCCCCTTCTGGGGCCGCCTCTCTGACCGGGTCGGGCGCAAGCCGGTCCTCTTGGTGGGCCTCGCGGGACTCGCGGTGTCGTTCGTGATCTTCGGGTTGGCCCACGAGACCTGGGTGCTCTTCGCCTCGCGCGTCGTGGGCGGCGCCTTCGGCGCGGCGGCCCTGCCGACGGCCATGGCCTACGCCGGGGACGTCACCACCGACGAGTCGCGCGCCAAGGCCCTGGGGATGCTCGGGGCAGGCCTCGGCCTCGGGATGGTCGTGGGCCCGGCCCTGGGCGGGATCGCCGGCGGGATCGGCGGCCACAACCCGAGCCTGCCGTTCTTCGTGGCGGCAGGCCTGACGGTCCTCACCGCCCTCTTCGTGGCCCTCGCCCTCCCCGCCCGCCAGCCCTCGGGGGCCGAGCGCCTCGGCCTCTTCGAGGCCCTCAGGACCACCGGGCTGACCCTGTGGCCCCTCTACCTGCTCTCCTTCATCCAGATGCTCGCCTTCACCAACATGGAGGCGACCTTCGTGCTGTTCGCCAAGGACCGCTTCGCCCTCACCATGACCCAGGTCGGCCTGATGTTCATGGCCATGGGCCTGGTCTCGGCGGGCTTTCAGGGCGGCGGGGTCGGCAAGCTCATCACGCGCTTCGGCGAGGCGACCATCACCCGCGCCGGGTGCGCGGTGCTCGGCGTCGGCTTCGTCCTCACGCCGCTCGCGCAGACCCCCTCGCAGCTGCTGGGGGCCTTCTGCTTCTTCGGGGTGGGCTCGGCGCTGCTGCGCACCTCGCTCTCGACCGGCGTCTCGCGCGGGGCCTCGGCTGGGCAGGGGACGGCCATGGGGATCATGCAGAGCAGCGAATCGCTCGCCCGGGTCTTCGGCCCCGCGCTCGGCGGCGTCCTGTACTTCATGGCCCCCGGCTTGCCCTACCAGGCGGGTGCGGCCGTGATGGTCGTCGCGCTGGCGCTCGCCTTCCTCACCATGAAGGGCCGCGCGCACGAGCGCACCACGACCTAG
- a CDS encoding cytochrome c oxidase subunit 3: MNQSAHDRGPLDHPHVDTNPWPPVAALGIVLLAFGLALSFSFKAIGYAILMIGTIVTLLGTIGWWRDLIKEANTHTLLTAHAASAVHKPGQDMKLAMILFIASEIMFFAAFFGFYFYTSAGAKVWPPEGTPEVIESLLLPAIQTVILVISSFTYTYAESALMRDNRKGLVTGLAITLALGAIFISGQAYEWRHMHLGITDGQLGAAFFMLTGFHGLHVIVGAIFILVNLVRAIKGDFTKTDHFALQGAGWYWHFVDVVWLILFFVVLYVPLYNLRG; this comes from the coding sequence GTGAACCAATCCGCCCACGATCGGGGGCCCCTCGATCACCCGCACGTCGACACGAATCCCTGGCCGCCGGTCGCGGCCCTCGGGATCGTGCTGCTGGCGTTCGGCCTGGCTCTTTCGTTCAGCTTCAAGGCCATCGGCTATGCGATCCTGATGATCGGCACCATCGTGACGCTGCTCGGTACGATCGGCTGGTGGCGCGACCTCATCAAGGAAGCCAACACCCACACCCTGCTGACGGCCCACGCCGCCTCTGCCGTCCACAAGCCCGGCCAGGACATGAAGCTCGCGATGATCCTCTTCATCGCCTCGGAGATCATGTTCTTCGCGGCCTTCTTCGGCTTCTACTTCTACACCAGCGCGGGCGCCAAGGTGTGGCCCCCCGAGGGCACGCCCGAGGTCATCGAGTCGCTCTTGCTGCCCGCGATCCAGACCGTGATCCTGGTGATCAGCAGCTTCACCTACACCTACGCCGAGAGCGCCCTGATGCGCGACAACCGCAAGGGCCTCGTCACGGGCCTCGCCATCACCCTGGCGCTCGGCGCGATCTTCATCTCGGGCCAGGCCTACGAGTGGCGGCACATGCACCTGGGCATCACCGACGGCCAGCTCGGCGCGGCCTTCTTCATGCTCACCGGCTTCCACGGGCTGCACGTGATCGTCGGCGCGATCTTCATCCTGGTCAACCTGGTGCGCGCCATCAAGGGCGACTTCACCAAGACCGACCACTTCGCCCTGCAGGGTGCCGGCTGGTACTGGCACTTCGTGGACGTGGTCTGGCTCATCCTCTTCTTCGTGGTCCTGTACGTCCCACTCTACAATCTCCGGGGCTAA